In a single window of the Dehalococcoidales bacterium genome:
- a CDS encoding aldehyde ferredoxin oxidoreductase family protein, protein MAHGFMGKILWVDLTKKQIKEEPLDEKMGRDFLGGYGLGARILFNKQKAGVDPLGPEAILGIVTGVLTGTDAMGGSRYVMVGKSPLTGGWGDANSGGNVGPYLKFAGYDAVFFTGISAKPVYLLIDNGKAELKDAANLWGKDSFETQDMLRAEHGKELEVACIGPSGEKMCRIAAVMNNKGRAAGRSGLGAVMGSKKLKAIAVKGNMKVPVADEAASKEMRRRHLAKKNPRSAFMGDFGTAALFNMCCESDDAPTKNWAGVAIIDFPKFKDLGAEPVKEQQQRKYGCWHCPVGCGGIMKASDGEFKYDEHAHKPEYETLAMFGSNLLNDNLESVIKANDICNRYGLDTISAGAAIAFTLECYEKGIITKKDTGIEMKWGDPKAIVQMTEMMAKREGFGDIIADGVKRAAERVGKGSGKYAIHVGGQEYPAHDSRGGLNFAIGYGAEPTPGRHTQGGEGPLPAGAMPEYDRGSLKGRGYAHKIGAAMTQVYNAAGLCMIVISDAYNHIDEMIEALKVITGWDFTKEELDKTGTRIDTMRQAFNAREGISTPWKHHERMLGKPAKKVGPRAGATLDESQLSTEYYEAVGWDPETGKPSKEALVDLGLEDVAKVLWP, encoded by the coding sequence CATGGGCAAGATACTATGGGTGGACCTCACCAAAAAGCAGATAAAAGAAGAACCGCTGGATGAAAAGATGGGGCGGGACTTCCTGGGCGGCTACGGGCTGGGCGCCCGGATACTGTTCAATAAACAGAAAGCCGGCGTGGACCCGCTGGGCCCGGAGGCCATCCTGGGCATCGTCACCGGGGTACTGACCGGCACGGACGCCATGGGCGGCTCCCGCTACGTTATGGTGGGGAAATCACCGCTGACCGGCGGCTGGGGCGACGCCAACTCCGGCGGCAACGTAGGGCCTTACCTGAAATTCGCCGGGTATGACGCCGTCTTCTTTACCGGCATCTCAGCCAAGCCGGTGTATTTATTAATCGATAACGGCAAGGCGGAGCTGAAAGACGCCGCTAATCTCTGGGGCAAGGACAGCTTCGAGACGCAGGACATGCTGCGGGCGGAGCACGGCAAAGAGCTGGAGGTGGCCTGTATCGGCCCTTCCGGTGAGAAGATGTGCCGCATCGCCGCGGTCATGAACAACAAGGGCCGGGCGGCCGGCCGCTCCGGTCTCGGCGCGGTCATGGGCTCGAAAAAGCTCAAGGCCATCGCCGTCAAGGGGAATATGAAAGTGCCGGTGGCCGATGAAGCGGCCTCCAAGGAAATGCGCCGGCGGCACCTGGCCAAGAAAAACCCGCGCTCGGCCTTCATGGGCGACTTCGGCACGGCGGCGCTTTTCAACATGTGCTGCGAATCAGACGACGCTCCCACCAAGAACTGGGCGGGGGTGGCGATTATCGACTTCCCCAAGTTCAAAGACCTGGGCGCGGAGCCGGTCAAAGAGCAGCAGCAGAGAAAATACGGGTGCTGGCACTGTCCGGTAGGCTGCGGCGGCATCATGAAGGCCTCCGACGGCGAGTTCAAGTACGATGAGCACGCCCATAAGCCGGAATACGAGACGCTGGCGATGTTCGGCTCCAATCTCCTTAACGACAATCTGGAATCGGTCATCAAGGCCAACGATATCTGCAACCGCTACGGGCTGGACACCATTTCCGCCGGGGCGGCCATCGCTTTCACGCTGGAATGCTATGAAAAGGGCATTATCACCAAGAAGGACACCGGCATCGAGATGAAGTGGGGCGACCCCAAGGCTATCGTCCAGATGACGGAAATGATGGCCAAACGCGAGGGCTTCGGGGACATCATCGCCGACGGCGTCAAGAGAGCCGCGGAGAGGGTCGGCAAAGGCTCGGGGAAATACGCCATCCACGTGGGCGGGCAGGAATACCCGGCCCATGACTCGCGCGGCGGACTGAACTTCGCCATCGGCTACGGGGCGGAACCCACCCCCGGCCGCCACACCCAGGGCGGCGAAGGCCCGCTGCCGGCCGGCGCCATGCCGGAGTACGACCGCGGCAGCCTGAAGGGGCGGGGCTACGCGCACAAGATAGGCGCGGCCATGACCCAGGTCTACAATGCCGCCGGACTGTGCATGATTGTCATCAGCGACGCCTACAACCACATCGACGAGATGATCGAAGCCCTGAAGGTCATCACCGGCTGGGATTTCACCAAGGAAGAGCTGGACAAGACGGGCACGCGCATCGACACGATGCGGCAGGCTTTCAACGCGCGGGAGGGCATCAGCACCCCCTGGAAGCACCACGAGCGCATGCTGGGCAAACCGGCCAAGAAGGTGGGACCCCGCGCCGGGGCCACCCTGGACGAAAGCCAGCTATCCACGGAATACTACGAGGCCGTGGGCTGGGACCCGGAAACGGGCAAACCGAGCAAGGAAGCGCTGGTGGACCTCGGCCTGGAGGACGTGGCTAAAGTACTCTGGCCATAG